In the Malania oleifera isolate guangnan ecotype guangnan chromosome 1, ASM2987363v1, whole genome shotgun sequence genome, one interval contains:
- the LOC131151001 gene encoding protein RALF-like 34, translating into MEFSSLPKLLILCIFLTFVAVRAQVEEASLQLMTDALEWPSAMSLYGDWDGDGANDELDPKAGGFDRRSLFWRRMRYYISYGALAANRVPCPPRSGRSYYNPHCGRHTGAVNPYSRGCSAITRCRR; encoded by the coding sequence ATGGAGTTTTCATCCCTTCCGAAGCTGCTGATCCTCTGCATCTTCCTCACCTTCGTCGCCGTGCGAGCCCAGGTGGAGGAGGCGAGCCTGCAGCTGATGACGGATGCCCTCGAGTGGCCGTCGGCTATGTCTCTCTACGGTGACTGGGACGGCGACGGCGCAAACGACGAGCTCGACCCAAAAGCTGGCGGATTTGACCGGAGATCGCTCTTCTGGCGGAGAATGCGGTACTACATCTCCTACGGAGCTCTCGCCGCCAACAGGGTCCCCTGCCCCCCTCGCTCCGGCAGGTCCTACTACAACCCCCACTGCGGCCGGCACACCGGCGCTGTCAACCCCTACAGCAGAGGCTGCTCTGCTATCACTCGCTGCCGCCGATGA